The DNA sequence AGGTTTAACTCCACTTAATGATTCTCCTTGAGCTATTTCAGCTTCATGATGGGGAAAAACAAGCTCTATTGCACCTCCATGAATATCATATTGTGGCCCAAAATAAGTAAAAGTTATTGCCGTATCCTCAATGTGCCATCCAGGTCGTCCTTCACCCCATGGGCTTTTCCAGAAAGGCTCATTAGGCTTTTTACTTTTCCAAAGAGCAAAGTCTCCAGGATTTCTTTTTCTAGGATCAGGTTCAATTCTATGCATAATTAATTCTTCAGGTTTTTGATGGGACAATTTTCCATAATCAGGAAATTTTGATATATCAAAGTATACGTCACCATTAACTTTATAAGCGTAACCTTTCTCAATTAAGATATTGATTTGCTGAATTATTTCTAAAATATGCTCCGATGCTTTAGCATACAAGTTTATGCTTGAAATATTTAATGCTTTCATATCTTTAAAGAATTCTTCAGTCATTTTTTTAGATAGCTCAAACGGATTCATATTTAATTCTTTAGCTCTATTAATGATTTTATCATCTATATCAGTTATATTCATTAAGAAAAACACACTATAACCTAAAGCTTTTAAAAATCTAGCAATAATATCATAAGCCACATAAGTTCTAGCATGACCTATATGAGATAAATCATAAACTGTTGGACCGCAAACAAACATATAAACTCTATTACCCTTTAAAGGTTTAAAATCCTTTTTCTCCTTGGTTAAAGTATCATAAATTTTTAAAACCAAAGCAATTTCGCCTTAAATCTCAAAAAAGATAAAAAATAATAAATTCTAATTTTTCTTTTCTAAAGTTTATATCCAATTTTTCTAAGAAATTCTTTACGTTCTTTTATTTCAGCTTCTCCTTCAACACCTTTGGATTTAAATCCATCAACTACACCTAAAATTCCTCTACCTTGCTCAGTTTCAACTAATACTACTTCAACAGGGTTAGCTGTTGCACAATGAATTGTACAAACTTCAGGAACAGACTTAATTGCATTTAATACATTTATTGGAAAGGCATTTCTTAATAAGATTACAAAAGAGTGCCCTGCACCTATATTTAAAGCGTTTTTAATAGCAATATCTTCCAGTTCCTTATCTGTTCCAGCGTGACGAATTAAGCATGGACCTGAAGCTTCACAAAAAGCTAGTCCAAACTTAATCCCTGGAACTGAATTAACTAAAGCTTCATATAAATCTTCAACAGATTTTATAAAATGGGTTGTTCCAACAATAATGTTGCATTCTTTAGGTATTTCTAATTTAACAATTTTTAACTCCATTTTGCTTTCACCTAAAAATAAAGAGATTCTTTATTTATTTAAAGTTTTAAAGTAGGCTATATAAAATGAATAATGGCGCTAAAGCTAAAGCTATAGTATTTAAAAGTTTAATTACAACATGAATTGATGGACCAGCAGTATCTTTTAATGGATCTCCTAGTGTATCTCCTATAACAGTAGCAGCGTGAATAGGTGAACCTTTGCCGCCTAAATTGCCAGCTTCAATATACTTTTTAGAGTTATCCATTGCTGCTCCACCATTATTCATGAATAAAGCCATTAATACACCAGCAATTATTCCAACCATTTGTAAAGCTCCAAGAGCTTCAACTCCTAAAACTAAACCTACAACTACTGGTACAATAATTATTAAAACGCCTGGTGCAACCATATTTTTTAAGGCTGCTTTAGTGCTTATATCAATGCATTTAGCGTAATCAGGTTTAGCTTTACCCTCAAGAATTCCAGGAATCTCTTTAAATTGCCTCCTTATTTCTTCAATCATTTTTGCTGAAGTTTTACCAACTGCTTTAATAGCTAAAGCGCTGAAGAGAAAAATCAGCATTGCACCAATAAAGGCTCCAATAAAAGTAGCGGGTTTACTTAAATCTACACCTTTTAACTCAACAACTTCAAGAAAAGCAAAGAAAAGTAGAAAAGCTGAAAGAGAAGCTGAACCTACAGCGTAACCTTTAGTTAAAGCTTTAGTTGTATTTCCTATAGCATCCATTTTTTCAGATATTTCTTTACCTTCACCACCTAAACCTGCCATTTCAAGTATACCACTGCTGTTATCTACTATTGGACCGAAACCATCTAAAGCTAATATCATTGGTGTAACAGAAAGCATCCCCATTGTTGCTATAGCTGTTCCATAGATACCTTTTTGAATAGCTTCCCAAGATCCTTTACCAACTAAAACTGGAAGTCCCCCACCCAAAGCAAAACTAGCTAAAATAGATATAGAAACAACAACTATGAATATCCCTGTTGATTCCATTCCAATAGCTAAACCTGTGGCTATACCTGGACCTGGTCCCCCTTTAGCTGATTCAACAATTTCTAAAACAGGCCTTTTACTGTATGAAGTGTAATAATTAGTTATTAAAGCAATTAATGCAGCAGCTATTATACCAACTACAGCAGCTAAAAATAGATTTAAAGCATTATTTAAGAGTACCTTAACTAAAATGTAAAAGAAAATCATGCATAAAACAGAAGTAATTACTAAACCTCTAATTAATGGTTTAAACGGATCTTCATCTTCTCTTTTCGCGTAAACAAAAAACATACCAAGTATTGTTGCAATTAATCCAAAAGCTCTAGCTATAAGAGGGAAAATTACACCATTTACACCATATAAAGAGAAGATTGCAGGAGCTAAACCAAGAATCATAGCTCCAATGTTTTCAGCAGTTATAGATTCAAATAAATCAGCACCTCTACCTGCTATGTCACCTACATTATCACCTACATTATCAGCAATAACTGCTGGATTACGCGGATCATCTTCTGGAATACCAGCTTCAATTTTACCAACTAAATCTGCACTCATATCAGCTGCTTTAGTGTATATTCCACCACCAAGTTGAGCAAATAAGGCTGCAAAACTAGCTCCAAAACCAAACCCTACAATTAATCTTGGATCTTTATTAAATAAAAGATATAAACCTGTTATTCCTAAAAGACTCATTGAAACTACAGCTAACCCAAAAACTAATCCACCTCTAAAAGCTATTTTTAAAGCTTTATCAAAACTTTTTCTAACTGCTGAAGCGGTTCTAACGTTAGCAAGTACAGCAACTTGCATAGCTATATAACCAGCTAAGTTAGAACATAAAGCGCCTAATATAAAACCGAAAGATGTTTGAATACCAAGCCAAGGATTACGAGTGTCTCTAATTGCTAAAGCAAATAAAAGAGCAAAAATAACTGCAATAACTGTTATTGATTTATATTGTCTTTTAAGATAAGCTTCAGATCCGGATTTTATTGCTAAAGCTATTTCACGCATTTTTTCTGTTCCAGAGTCTTGAACCAAAATATATCTTGAAAGAAAAGCAACTAAAGCTAAAGCTATTACACAAATAAGAAGAACCAATGATATTAAGGGATCAAGCATTTTTATACCTCCTATATTTCAGTAAATACTAGACGCGTCTATTACAGAATAGTTAAGTTAAAAAAAAGTGAAATAAAAGTTTTATGAAGTTTAAGCAGCAGTTTGTTTAGCTGCTGCTAATTCTTTTTTAAGAGCCTCAATTGTTGATTGAAGCGTTAAAATTCTTCTCCGTAAAGCTTCAGCTTCAAAACGTTTAATATTAAGCATTTTGATTTTAGCTAATAACCTCGATCTTAAAGCATTAAATTTTGTTAATGGAACAGATTTAGATAATTCAGCGTTTAATCTAGCTACTTGATTTTTTAATTCTTCAATTTCTTCCGGTGAAACCATTTTAGGTTTAACTTTTTTAGGCGCTTTAGGTTTAGCAACTTTCTTTTTCGCTGCAGCAGCTTTCGCTTTCTTTGTTGATTTACTCTTTTTTACAGACAAAATCTTTCACCTTCATTTTTACTTAGAAGAATAAGTATAAAAGGTTTTACTTATAAAACTCTACAAAAATAACATAGTATTTTCTGAAAGAAAAAACCAGAAATTTAAGGTTTTATTTTATTTTGAATTTCCTTAAGGATTAACTTTTCAATTGTGTAAACGCTTTTACCAAATATTTTTTCTAAAGATGCAAAAAATATTTCTGGTTTTTCAACAGCATCCTGCAACTTTAAAGAGAATTTCTTTTCAAGATAAGTTTTTACTGCTTGAAGAATGTTATCTCCAAAAATTTCACGTAATTTAGATTCAACAACATTTACGATTATGTTTTCAAAGTTCAAAGTTTCTTGATTAAAGATTTTTTCATAATTTTTTATTAAATCAATTAATATTTTTCTTTCTACACAAATTTTAAGATTAATTTCATGATTTTCATTAACTTGGTAAGCATATGAAGATTCTATTAAAACATTCAAAAGATTTCTCCTCCAAAAAAGAAGTTACAATAAATTTGATATGAATGTATTTAAAAAATAGATAATATTTGTTTTAAATCTCTAAAGAAAAACAAGAGAGAATAATTAAAATTTTAACAAAAGTTTTCAGGTGAAATATAATCACCAAATTCTTCTCTAGCCTTTATTAAACGCTTTCTCTGCATTTCAAGCTCTTCAAAGAGTTCTTGAGGAGCTTCAGGAGCATTTTCTCGATAAAATTTTTCTACACGATTAATTTTAGCTAGATTTTCCTTAACGCGAATAGTAAATTGTTTAATATACTCTTCAATAGAGTATTCCTTGTTAAGTACTTCATGGAAAAGTTTACGTAAATCCATATATTTAGGAAGAAGACCTGTTGGAGATTTTACTGCATCAACTTCATCATGAACTCGAAGTTCCATCCATTTTATCCATACTCTTTTATCTAGTTTGCTTGTTACAAATTCACCTGTCGTTTTATCCCTAAGGAAATAATTAACTCCGAAAATTACTGGACATTTTTTAAGTTTTTTACCAAACTCCAAATGGTTACGAATATATTTCCCTAAAGGTATAGAAACGAAATCTTGAATACTCATTAAATTTATTTCATATTTACCTTCTTCTTCTACAAGCGCAAATGTTGTTTCAGTTTCAAGGGAAGCGCCATAAGCTATAACTCCATGATTCCAATTAAAGCTTTGTTGAACTGGTATATAAGCTCTGGGATCACGACAACCATAAATTATTCCTCCAACTTCTACTCCCATAGGGTTATCTAATTCAGAATCGCAATTTTTTAATGCTTTCAAAGATATGGTATAACGAGCGTTTTTATGAGATGGAGGTATTTCTTCTCCTTCTTCATCGAGTTTACCTTCATACCAGTATCCACTATAGTTTATTCCATTTTTGGGGAGTTCGCATCCCATACCAAGCCAATAAGGTTTACCATCTTTTACTAAAACATTAGAAAAAATGACTTCACCTGGAGTTGTAAGCGCCTCCCAAATTAATGGATCATCTATTGGATTTACGTCTTTGATTATTCCAAAAACGCCTGCTTCCGCATTTACAGCACGACAGACACCGTTAATATTGCGGAGGTAAGCTATGTCATCACCTAAAATTGTGTTTCCAGGAATCATAGCTGTAGAAGTTTTACCGCAAGCGCTTGGGAAAGCCCCTGCAAAATACGTTTTACGTTTATTTGGTCCATATACACCTGTTAACATCATATGTTCAGCTAACCAACCTTCTTTATCCGCTTTACGAATTGCAAGACGAAGCGCGAGTTTTTTAAATCCTAAACTATTACCAGCATATTGAGTGTTAACACTATAGATAGTATCTTCAATGTAATCAATATAAATACGTTTTTTCTCGGTATTTATGCTTACCATTCTTTCATTTAATTGTCCAGCTGAATGTAAAACTTTAAAGAGAGAAAGGTTTATAGTTTCTTTTTGTTGGAAAAATTTAAAAGCTGGTCGATAAAGCAGGTTAGCTGAGTGAGCTACATACCAAGAGTCTGTACATTCCATGCATGGTATACTAAATATTGAGTTAACAGGACCTAAAGAAAGGAAAAGAACAATCATTGTACGTCCTTTCATAGAATTTTTTAATAACTCTTTTATTTCAGCTAAACCTTCCTCTCGATCAATTTGATTAAGATTTTTGTTAAGAGAATCCCATTTAGGAACAAGGTATTTAGTAACTTCTCTATCTCTACCTTGATCTTGAGGGTTATCAAAATGGTATGTATGACCGGATATAGCTAATGGAGTTTCTTCTCCAGTAATTATTGCTTGATTTCGAACGTAATTTATATCTTCTAAAGAATCACTGCAAATAAAGATTTTATCTGGATTGCAAAGTTCTGCAGCTTCAGCAATAAATTGATGAACTTTAAGGTTAGGTATAGAGGAAAGCTTCAAGTAATCAGTTTCACTCATTTTATCCTTTAGCATTTCAAGAATCGACAGCATTTAATAATCTCCTTTTTTCTTTAAAGCTGCAACTCACTAAACTTATAAAAACAAAAATATAAGTTTTTATAGAGATAAGTTGACGAAATATAGATTTTAACTTAAATTTTAATGCAAAATGGAAAAATTTAAAGGTTCCATTTAAACATAAAAATAACTTATGTTTAACAAGAAAGATCTTTTATTATTAAAAGAATTAATGAAGGATAGCCGCCAAAAAATAACTGAGTTAGCAGCTAAATGCAATTTAACTAGACAAAGCGTTTATGAAAAAATTAGACACCTTACTAATAATGGTGTAAAATTTACGATTGATTTAGAACCTAAAAAGCTAGGATTAAATTTAACAGCATATATTCTAATAGTTGCGGATCCCCATAAAGAATTCAGAAGGGAAACTGATAATTTAATAAAGGAATTCAAAGAAATATCTCAAATTCACTATATTTTAGGTAGATTTGATGTAATAGCTGAAGTTATAGTAAAAGATATGGATGAGTTTAGAAATGTATTAACTAAGATTCAAAGTTTACCAGCTGTAAAAAAAACTGAAACATTAATGGTTTATGAAACTACAAAAAGAAATAAAATTGATCCTTTGTTAAAAGCTATAGAAGATCAATTAAAACCTAACATAAACAATTATTGAATAAAATTTTTCAAATTTCCCCCAATTAACAGGAATAGAAAAAACTTGAATTTTAATGTTTAATTCAATAAACCATTTAATTAAAGAAGAATTTGGTTTTTGACTAGCAAAAGGAGTTGTGAATAAAATGGATGTTATAAGCGAAATAAAATATGAGCTAAAGATAGAACCTGTAAATAAAGCTGTGCCAACTCAAAAAGAATATATTGAATCTTTAAAGGGAGTTTTAGGACAAAAACAAATTAACAAAATGAAGAAAGAAGCTGTAAACTGTATAGTTAAAAATAAAACAGTATCTTTTATAGAATGCTTTTGTTGTAAGAATTTTGTAAGAAGAATAAAAGGTATAGTTTACTGTAAAGGGGAAGAAACATAAAAGGTACTAGTAAAGAGAAAAACAATATAAATTACTTTTTCCTTTTATTCGAAACTATACCTTTTTGTTTTGGAGAGTTAAAATTTGTTAATTTCAGAGTTTAACGCTGAAAAGTTTATTGAGGATCAAATAGAAAATTTAAGAAGGGAAACTAAAGGGGAAAAAGCCTTAGTAGCGGTTTCAGGTGGAGTAGATAGCACAACTTGCGCTGCTTTAGCCTATAAGGCTATTAATGAGAATTTACTCTGCGTTTTAATAGACACAGGGTTTATGCGAATTAATGAACCTGAATGGGTAAAGAAAGTATTAAGTAAACCGCCCCTTAATTTACCTGTTCAAATTGTAAGAGCTGAAGAAAATTTTATTAGAAGTTTAATAGGAGTGAAGGATGCTGAAGAAAAAAGAAGAATATTTAGAGAGGAATTTTATAAAGTCTTAAGTGCTGTAGCTAAAAAAGAGAATTGTAGATTTTTAATTCAAGGCACAATTGCTCCAGATTGGATAGAAACTAAAGGAGGAATAAAAACTCAACATAATGTTTTAACGCAAATTGGTATAAGAACTGAAGAAAAATATGGTTTTACACTTCTTGAACCTTTAGTTAACTTATATAAAGATCAAGTAAGAATTGTAGCTAAAGCTTTAAATGTTCCAAAAGAAATTTCGGAACGGCAACCTTTCCCAGGACCGGGATTAATGGTTAGATGCATTGGAGAAGTTGAAAGAGAAAAATTAAGAGTATTAAAGAAAGCAACTAAAATTGTTGAGGAAAGACTAGCAGATAAAGGAATACAGCAATATTTTGCAGCAGTTTTAAATGAGGAATTTATTGAGGAGCAGAGTTTTCCAAAGCTAAGAGTATGCTATGAAGAAGCTAAAGTTTTTAAAGATTTAGCGACTGGAGTTAAAGGTGATGAAAGAGCTTATGGAAAAATAGCAGGAATTAAAGTTAAAGAAGAGTTTAGAAAAAAGGTTTGGAGTAACTTTACAGAATTAATTGCTTTTCAATCAAAAATTATTTCTGAAAAAAAAGATTTTACGCGTGTTTTATACTTAATTAATGAGAAAAATGAGGGAAAATACGCTGTTTCAATAAGAGCTATAAAAACTAGAGATTATATGACAGCTGATGTAGCGCAAGTTGATTGGGAAACTATAAAGGAAATTAGTCAAGAAATATTATTTAAATGTTTGGAAGTAAAGGAAGTTTATTATGATGTTACCCCTAAACCTCCAGCAACAATCGAATATGAATAAAAGAAAAGCAAACCTAAAGATTCTAGTGGTTAGTTTAGGAGGACAATACAATCATTTAATTTCTAGAGTACTCTCGGAACTTAACGTTGAAAACCAAATAATCCCACTACCAATAAGTTTAAATCAGATTATTGAATTGGGCATTGATGGATTAGTTTTTGGCGGTGGACCACAAAAAGTTTATGAAGAATTTAAAAAAGGAGCATTTAATTCATTAAGTGAAGTTATCATGGAGGTTGAGGTCCCATGCCTATGTATATGTGCTGCTCATCAACTATTAGCTTTAATTTATAATGGTGAAGTGGGGCCAGCTGAGTATCCAGAATTTGGACCGATTGAAGTGGAAGTTATAGATGAAGATGAAATTTTAAAAGGTTTAAAACCTTCTTTTATAGCATGGAGTTCCCATAACGATGAAGTGAAAAAGCTTCCTAAGCAATTTAAGCTTTTAGCTAAATCGAAAAAATGCTTAATTCAAGCAATAAAACATGAAAGTAAACCTGTTTTTGGAGTTCAATTCCATCCTGAAGTTTATCATACAACTAATGGAAAGAAAATTTTTGAAAACTTTATAAATATAGTTAAAGAAGCGAGAAATGAATGAAGATTTTAAATTATAATGTTAAAATTTTATGTAAAAAATTTCTTTAAGCAGTAAAAAAGGGGGGTTAAAAAATTAAAATAGAGAAAGCAACTTTTTCCATTTTTGCAAGCTTGATTATCCTTCTTCAAATGTTTTTTATTAACTATGTTGTTTCTCAAGGATTAGTGATGAAAGGGTTTTCGTTTATTCAACCTGTTTATTTTCCAGTTTTAGGATTTATAGCTATTTCACTTTCTTCCTGGAATTTTATTTTTCGAAAAATTTTAGAAGTTAACGCGTATTATAAAATGGTTTTAATTAAATCATTGAAGCTTATGCTTTTTCTTTTTGTTGTAACAGCTGCAGCACTTTATTTACCGTATATTTTAACTTCAAATTTGTTTGGATCATTTTTAACCAGTTTAATTATTAAAATTCCACAAACAACAATTTTCATAGAAAAGCTTAGTCTTTATTTGATTTCTTTTTGGAGTTTAAATGAAGAATGGAAGTATGCTTTTTCACAGTTTTTAGGAGCAACAGCTCTAACATTAGCATCCTTAATAGAAGGAGTTAATTTAAGCAGAAAGAAAAAAGTAAAAATTGTTAAAAAGGAGAAGAGAAAACGATGAATTTTACAATTTTTTAAGTTCCTCTAATTTTTTAGCAGCTTCTTTCATGAAGAAACTTTCTATACATGTAATATTATTTGATTTAGCAAAAGATTTAGCTTTTTCATCTAGTTTTGGAACAACTATAAGAACTAGTAAAGATTTAACATCTAAAAACTTGCTAGTATTTCATTAAGTTTAACTTCACTTTTCCGATCTAATTAAATCTATAAGTTCATTCTTAATGCACGTTAATGTAAATTCATAAGATACTCCTGAACTTCCAAAAGCTAAACCTAGAGTTAGAACTTTAAAACCAGCATTTTCAACAGCTAACTTAAGCATAGGTAAATCTATTGCACTTATAATTTCTTCAATCAATTCTTTATTCAAATAATACTTATAAACCATTTATAAATGATACACTTTTAAAATTAAATTCATAATTACAATTTCTGCAAAAAAGGATGTGCACTAGTCCTTCAAAACTTGAATTATACAATGCACATGTGCATGTCACTCCTATTAATTTAAAATTAACTTAAGTCTTTTAGCTTCTTCTTTGCATACTGGACAAACAATACTTTTATTAGCCTTAAATTCTTTTTCTTCTTTTATTGCGCCACAATATGCATGTTTAAACATTCGCTTAACAAAGATCCATATTTAGGACATTTATATCTTGGAAAAATTAAAGAAGATTTATTGCATTTAGGACAACAAATTAGTTTATCGTAAAATTCTTTTCTTAAAATCTTTGAGGAAGACCTCCTCTAAAAAATTTAGAGTTTCTATTGATTTTTCCCTGTAATATTTTCGATAATAGTATATTTAGGTATACGGTTTTCATCAAAAACAGGAATAAATTCACTTATTTCTTCTATTGCACTACTAAGTAGAGTTTGAACTGAGAGTCTACTACTACATAATTTTAATCAAGTTTTTTCTTTAAGCATTTAATAAAACTTTGTTTTAATTAAAGTTTAGTCACATAATTAACTTATTTAATTAAAAATTTTAAACAAAAAATTTTAAATAAACCTTAATGTAAGTTTCTTTGCTGAGGGAAAAGAAAAATGGCGTGCGGCTCAAAGAAAGCATCAAAAAAGAAGAAAAAGAAAGAGGAAGGAGCAAAATAAAATTTTATAACTAAAAAGAATAAAATAAAAAATCCTTTTTCTAACCAAAATTTTTTGCTTATTTTAGAAGTGTTACACTCCTAGCCATTTGAGTTATCCTAAAATAGTTTAAGGCAATAATGAAGCTTTTACCTTTTTTAAATTATAAAAAGATTGTTTAGAAGTTTTTAGTTCATGTAAAAAAGTGAAAAGAAAAAGTTGGTGTACTTCAAAATGGTTAAAGTTAAAATTTATACAGCGCCTAATTGTCCTTACTGCAAGGCTTTAAAAAAGTTTCTTAAAGAAAATAATGTTCCTTTTGAAGAGCGCGATGTTTCTAAGGATCCTAAAGCTGTTACTGAATTAATTCTTAAATCAAATCAAGCAGGAGTGCCAGTAATTGAAGTTAATGGAAGAATAATTGTTGGGTTTAATCGGGACGCTATAGTTAAAGCTTTATTTATCGAGAAAGAACATTAATTTTTCGTAATTCTTGTTTCGAAAAATTTATATATAATGAAAGTTTATTACTTTCTTCGTATGTCCTAACACGATTTATTAGGAGGGATAAAATGTTTAAAGGATGTTATACCGCTTTAATAACACCTATGAAGAAAAATTTTGAAGTTGATTACGACGGTTTAAGAAAACTAATTGAGTTTCAAATTGATGAGGGGGTAGATGGTATTTTAGCTGTTGGAACAACAGGTGAATCCCCTACGTTAACCTGGGAAGAACATATAAAAGTTATAAAGGAAACTCTAGAAGAAGTGGATGAAAGATGCGAAATTATCGCTGGCACTGGAAGTAACAGCAGTAAAGAAGCTATAGAAGCTACAAAGGAAAGTTACGATTTAGGAGTTAAAGCAGTTTTACTTGTTGATCCATACTATAATGGACCGAGCTCTTTAGAAATAAGAAGAGAATATTTAGAGCCTATAGCTGCAAAGTTTCCAGATTTAGAAATAATTCCTTACATTATTCCAGGAAGAACAGGAACAAAACTTCTTCCTCAAGATTTAGCTATACTTCACAAAAAGTTTAAAAATGTTAATGCTGTTAAAGAGGCTACAGGTGATTTAGAAAATGCAAGACTTACTAGAGCTTTATGCGGGGAATATTTTAGCATTCTATCTGGAGATGATGATAAAACATTTCTTTTAATGACAAACCCTGAAGTAAGAGCTAATGGTGTAATTTCAGTTACATCAAATATTACTCCAAGCGCTGTTAAAGAAATGGTTAAATCATTAAATTCAGGAGATTTTGAAAAAGCTGAAACTATAGCTAAAGGACTTAAACCATTATTTGAAGTGGTAACTGTCGTAACTCAAGAAGAAACTGAGTATGGACAAGTTTCATGTAAAGCAAGAAATCCATTACCATATAAAACTTTAATGAATATTTTAGGTATGCCTGCAGGTCCATGTAGACCACCATTAGGGAAAATGACTAAAAAAGCAATTACATTTTTAGTAAGTAAAGCACGAGAAGTTTATGAGAATAATCCTGAATTTTTAACCTCAATAGAAGAGTTTTTCGATGTAGATTTAAGCGAAAGATTATATAATGAGAAATATTTAGAAGGTTTGTTTTATGAATCTTATTAAAATATGTGTTGCAGGCGCAGATGGAAGAATGGGAAGCACCGTAATTAAAGAGGCGGCAT is a window from the Candidatus Bathyarchaeota archaeon genome containing:
- the dapA gene encoding 4-hydroxy-tetrahydrodipicolinate synthase, which codes for MFKGCYTALITPMKKNFEVDYDGLRKLIEFQIDEGVDGILAVGTTGESPTLTWEEHIKVIKETLEEVDERCEIIAGTGSNSSKEAIEATKESYDLGVKAVLLVDPYYNGPSSLEIRREYLEPIAAKFPDLEIIPYIIPGRTGTKLLPQDLAILHKKFKNVNAVKEATGDLENARLTRALCGEYFSILSGDDDKTFLLMTNPEVRANGVISVTSNITPSAVKEMVKSLNSGDFEKAETIAKGLKPLFEVVTVVTQEETEYGQVSCKARNPLPYKTLMNILGMPAGPCRPPLGKMTKKAITFLVSKAREVYENNPEFLTSIEEFFDVDLSERLYNEKYLEGLFYESY